One Helianthus annuus cultivar XRQ/B chromosome 12, HanXRQr2.0-SUNRISE, whole genome shotgun sequence genomic region harbors:
- the LOC110905291 gene encoding B3 domain-containing protein REM9-like, translated as MAPSFYKILLDPSTRHLSLPPEYVTMHLVNKIRNNPIIRSANGGYSWRLKIKQIGDDYCFVDGWNNVVKDIQLGFGDFLLFKLVDQSTFRMSIYSPDGCEKILQPKTDQNGCEKILTPKILHDDDDEDVSGEFENVDDDPFFVKTFTKSHIRRLRFPKEFAAKAGINCEGTMRVKNLDGGEWVTDVKLDTTFKTKRYLLSSGWWSFRRGNNLSEGDKCVFKFIKSERKLLLAKVTKKK; from the exons ATGGCTCCTTCCTTCTACAAGATCTTGCTAGACCCATCAACCCGTCACTTG TCATTGCCACCTGAGTACGTAACCATGCATCTGGTGAACAAAATCAGAAATAACCCAATAATCCGATCGGCAAACGGAGGGTATTCGTGGCGATTAAAGATCAAACAAATCGGTGATGATTATTGTTTTGTTGATGGATGGAACAATGTGGTTAAAGATATCCAGTTGGGTTTTGGTGattttcttttatttaagcttGTTGATCAGTCCACCTTTAGAATGTCAATATATAGTCCAGATGGGTGTGAAAAGATTTTGCAACCAAAAACTGACCAAAATGGGTGTGAAAAAATCTTGACTCCAAAAATTCTacatgatgacgatgatgaagatGTTTCGGGTGAGTTTGAAAATGTTGATGATGATCCTTTCTTTGTGAAGACTTTCACTAAAAGCCACATAAGACGGTTG CGGTTTCCGAAGGAATTTGCGGCGAAGGCTGGAATAAATTGTGAAGGAACCATGAGGGTGAAGAACCTTGATGGAGGAGAATGGGTTACGGATGTGAAGTTGGACACAACGTTTAAAACAAAAAGGTATCTTTTGTCGTCCGGGTGGTGGAGTTTCAGGCGTGGAAATAATTTATCGGAAGGAGATAAATGTGTATTCAAGTTCATCAAAAGCGAACGCAAATTGTTACTAGCAAAAGTCACCAAGAAAAAATAG
- the LOC110905293 gene encoding B3 domain-containing protein REM5-like, producing MAPSFFKFLRDPSASRLSLPPAFVRKHLVNNIPNGPIIISASGGHSWTVKTKKSGDNHYFTNGWKNVVKDIPLDFADFLVFHLVNPYTFHMTILGTNGCEKILPPKTDDDHDDDVSGEFENVVDEEEEEEEEDNDDDCYVVDGDPFFVKTYTKSHIRRLRFPKKFAKWAGINGEGTMRVKNLDGDEWVTDVKLDTTFRTKRYLLSSGWRSFWRGNDLSEGDKCVFKFIRSERKLLLAKVTKKK from the exons ATGGCTCCTTCATTCTTCAAGTTCTTGCGCGATCCATCCGCTTCTCGACTG TCATTGCCACCTGCTTTTGTAAGAAAGCATCTAGTAAACAATATCCCAAATGGCCCAATAATCATATCAGCGAGTGGAGGGCATTCTTGGACAGTGAAGACAAAAAAGAGTGGAGATAATCACTATTTCACCAATGGATGGAAAAATGTGGTGAAAGATATCCCCTTGGATTTTGCAGATTTTCTTGTCTTTCACCTTGTTAATCCATACACCTTTCATATGACAATCCTTGGCACAAATGGTTGTGAAAAAATCTTGCCCCCAAAAActgatgatgatcatgatgatgatgtttctggtgagtttgaaaatgttgttgatgaagaagaggaagaggaagaggaagataatgatgatgattgttatgTTGTTGATGGTGATCCTTTCTTTGTGAAGACTTACACTAAAAGCCACATAAGACGATTG CGGTTTCCGAAGAAATTTGCTAAGTGGGCTGGAATAAATGGTGAAGGAACCATGAGGGTGAAGAACCTTGATGGGGACGAATGGGTTACGGATGTGAAGTTGGACACAACGTTTAGAACAAAAAGGTATCTTTTGTCGTCCGGGTGGCGTAGTTTCTGGCGGGGAAATGATTTATCGGAAGGAGATAAATGTGTATTCAAGTTCATCAGAAGCGAACGCAAATTGTTACTAGCAAAAGTCACCAAGAAAAAATAG
- the LOC110905294 gene encoding B3 domain-containing protein REM9-like produces MAHAFFKILRDPSAPRLSLPPDFVREYLKNNIPTGPVIISASGGHAWIVKIKKIGDHHYFTNGWKNVVKDIPLVYENFLIFRLVNPYTFDMTIFGKNGCEQILPPKSEDDDHEDVSGEFENVVDEDDKDGEEEEDHDDDCYVDDKDGEEEEDHDDDCYVDDDPFFVMTFTKSHIRRLRFPGKFAEWAGINGEGTMRVKNLDGAEWVTKVKLDTTFKTKRYLLSSGWRSFWHENNLSQGDECVFKFIRSERKLLLAKVTKKKLKKRHGY; encoded by the exons ATGGCTCATGCGTTCTTCAAGATCTTGCGCGATCCATCCGCCCCTCGCCTG TCATTGCCACCTGATTTTGTTAGAGAGTATTTGAAGAACAATATCCCAACAGGCCCAGTAATCATATCAGCAAGTGGAGGGCATGCTTGGATAGTGAAGATCAAAAAGATTGGTGATCATCACTATTTCACCAATGGATGGAAAAATGTGGTGAAAGATATCCCCTTGGTTTATGAGAATTTTCTTATCTTTCGCCTTGTTAATCCTTACACATTCGATATGACAATCTTTGGTAAAAATGGATGTGAACAAATCTTGCCCCCAAAGTCTGAAGATGATGATCATGAAGATGTTTCTGGTGAGTTTGAAAATGTTGTAGATGAAGATGATAAAGATGGAGAAGAGGAAGAAGATCATGATGATGATTGTTATGTTGATGATAAAGATGGAGAAGAGGAAGAAGATCATGATGATGATTGTTATGTTGATGATGATCCTTTCTTTGTGATGACTTTCACTAAAAGCCACATAAGACGGTTG CGGTTTCCGGGGAAATTTGCGGAGTGGGCCGGAATAAATGGTGAAGGAACCATGAGGGTGAAGAATCTTGATGGAGCCGAATGGGTTACGAAAGTGAAGCTGGACACAACGTTTAAAACAAAAAGGTATCTTTTGTCGTCTGGGTGGCGTAGTTTCTGGCATGAAAATAATTTATCGCAAGGAGACGAATGTGTGTTCAAGTTCATCAGAAGCGAACGTAAGTTACTACTAGCAAAAGTCACCAAGAAAAAGCTGAAAAAACGCCACGGCTATTAA